In Passer domesticus isolate bPasDom1 chromosome 32, bPasDom1.hap1, whole genome shotgun sequence, the following are encoded in one genomic region:
- the LOC135288310 gene encoding scale keratin-like, translated as MSCYDLCPTTSGISCPQPVANSCNEPCVRQCPDSTALIQPPPVVVTFPGPILSSFPQQAVVGSAGAPAFGGSLGFGSLYGSGAFPGYGARSGYGISALANGSCGPSASRRFSRLFRGSCGPC; from the coding sequence ATGTCCTGCTACGACCTCTGCCCCACCACCAGTGGCATCTCCTGCCCTCAGCCCGTGGCCAACAGCTGCAACGAGCCGTGTGTCCGGCAGTGTCCGGACTCCACCGCCCTCATCCAGCCGCCCCCGGTGGTGGTCACCTTCCCCGgccccatcctcagctccttcccacagcaGGCCGTGGTGGGATCTGCTGGAGCCCCAGCCTTTGGTGGCTCCCTGGGTTTTGGGAGTCTCTACGGCTCCGGGGCTTTCCCGGGATACGGCGCCCGCTCTGGATACGGGATCTCAGCTCTGGCCAATGGCTCCTGCGGCCCCTCAGCGTCGCGCCGCTTCAGCCGCCTCTTCCGCGGCTCCTGCGGGCCCTGCTGA